One window from the genome of Longimicrobium sp. encodes:
- the lpxB gene encoding lipid-A-disaccharide synthase translates to MAEPARGPRDPSSPPTIFISAGEESGDLHGAALARALRERFPDARLVGLGGARMEAEGVRLLAGLNELAVMGFVEVLRHLPFFIELRKKVFAALASEGVDLVIPIDYPGFNLRLARHARERGIPVLYYIAPQVWAWHKSRVRDLARDANEVAVVLPFEEDFLRKGGVNARFVGHPLLDRADPEVPRAEWARSVGLDPERPILALFPGSRAQEVGRHLELFSAAAELAVARRPDAQA, encoded by the coding sequence GTGGCTGAGCCCGCCCGCGGGCCGCGGGACCCATCGTCCCCGCCCACCATCTTCATCTCCGCCGGCGAGGAATCCGGCGACCTGCACGGGGCCGCGCTGGCGCGTGCGCTGCGCGAGCGCTTTCCCGACGCGCGGCTGGTGGGGCTGGGCGGCGCGCGCATGGAGGCGGAGGGCGTGCGCCTTCTCGCCGGGCTGAACGAGCTGGCGGTGATGGGCTTTGTCGAGGTGCTGCGCCACCTGCCGTTCTTCATCGAGCTTCGAAAAAAGGTGTTCGCCGCCCTGGCGAGCGAGGGCGTGGATCTCGTAATCCCCATAGATTACCCCGGCTTCAACCTGCGCCTGGCCCGCCACGCCCGCGAGCGTGGCATTCCCGTGCTGTACTACATCGCGCCGCAGGTGTGGGCATGGCACAAGAGCCGGGTGCGCGACCTGGCGCGCGACGCCAATGAGGTGGCCGTCGTCCTGCCGTTCGAGGAGGATTTCCTGCGGAAGGGCGGGGTGAACGCGCGCTTCGTCGGCCACCCGCTGCTGGACCGTGCGGATCCCGAGGTCCCGCGCGCGGAATGGGCGCGCTCCGTCGGCCTGGACCCTGAGCGGCCGATCCTGGCGCTGTTCCCGGGGTCGCGTGCGCAGGAGGTGGGTCGGCACCTGGAGCTGTTCTCGGCCGCGGCGGAGCTGGCGGTGGCGCGGCGGCCGGATGCGCAGGCGG
- a CDS encoding Gfo/Idh/MocA family oxidoreductase, translating to MTRAGVLGVGSLGFHHARILRDVSGAEMAGVWDDDPARLAHVAQELGVRAFRSRDELLESVDAAVIAVPTTAHAEVALAALDAGVHLLIEKPIAHTLEEANAIVSTAAAKGLTVQTGHVERFNGALRACEPYLEDPRFVESHRLAPFNPRGTDVAVVLDLMIHDIDLVLGLVGRGVESLDAIGVPVLTPSADIANARINFENGAVANITASRVSFEKMRKVRFFQQSGYISLDLATGKGEFLRLKPGARLPEGSEMGMAALLGVVERVELKGDGAEPLRAELEAWILAVRGEGPLVVSGEAGRDALAVALRIMERIEQHAAAGLPARA from the coding sequence GTGACGCGTGCCGGTGTCCTGGGCGTAGGCAGCCTGGGGTTTCACCACGCGCGCATCCTTCGCGACGTATCCGGCGCGGAGATGGCGGGGGTGTGGGACGACGATCCCGCGCGCCTGGCCCACGTAGCGCAGGAGCTGGGCGTGCGCGCCTTCCGCAGCCGCGACGAGCTGCTGGAGTCGGTGGATGCGGCGGTGATCGCCGTTCCCACCACCGCCCACGCCGAGGTGGCGCTCGCTGCCTTGGACGCGGGCGTGCACCTGCTGATCGAGAAGCCGATCGCCCATACGCTGGAAGAGGCGAACGCGATCGTATCCACCGCGGCGGCGAAGGGATTGACGGTGCAGACCGGGCATGTGGAGCGCTTCAACGGCGCGCTGCGGGCCTGCGAGCCGTACCTGGAAGACCCGCGGTTCGTGGAAAGCCATCGGCTGGCTCCCTTCAACCCCCGTGGGACGGACGTGGCCGTGGTGCTGGACCTGATGATCCACGACATCGACCTGGTCCTGGGCCTCGTGGGACGCGGCGTTGAGTCGCTGGACGCCATCGGCGTGCCGGTGCTGACGCCGAGCGCGGACATCGCCAACGCGCGCATCAACTTCGAGAACGGCGCGGTCGCCAACATCACCGCCAGCCGCGTCTCGTTCGAGAAGATGCGAAAGGTCCGCTTCTTCCAGCAGTCCGGCTACATCTCGCTGGATCTTGCCACGGGCAAGGGCGAGTTCCTGCGGCTCAAGCCCGGCGCGCGCCTGCCCGAGGGGAGCGAGATGGGAATGGCGGCGCTGCTGGGCGTGGTGGAGCGCGTGGAGCTGAAGGGCGACGGCGCCGAGCCGCTGCGCGCGGAGCTGGAGGCGTGGATCCTGGCCGTGCGCGGCGAGGGGCCGCTGGTGGTGAGCGGCGAGGCGGGGCGCGACGCGCTGGCGGTGGCGCTTCGCATCATGGAGCGCATCGAGCAGCACGCGGCCGCGGGGCTGCCCGCGCGGGCGTGA